A genomic stretch from Lathyrus oleraceus cultivar Zhongwan6 chromosome 2, CAAS_Psat_ZW6_1.0, whole genome shotgun sequence includes:
- the LOC127118068 gene encoding dormancy-associated protein 2-like, whose amino-acid sequence MDSKKAFIILGFLAMVLFISSVVSARDLSETSTNTKEKVVEKSNEVNDAKYYGGGYGGYGGYGGGYGGYRGGYGGYNGGYGGYRGGYGGYNGGYGGYRGGYGGYNGGYGGYRGGGGGYGYGGGGGYNGGVSDHGN is encoded by the exons ATGGATTCCAAAAAAGCATTCATCATCCTTGGCTTTTTGGCCATGGTTCTTTTTATTTCATCAGTGGTGTCAGCTAGGGACTTATCTGAGACTTCCACTAATACCAAAGAGA AGGTTGTTGAAAAGTCAAATGAAGTAAATGATGCTAAATATTATGGTGGAGGTTACGGTGGCTATGGAGGCTATGGTGGAGGTTATGGTGGCTACCGTGGAGGCTATGGTGGTTACAATGGCGGCTATGGTGGTTACCGTGGAGGCTATGGTGGTTACAATGGTGGCTATGGTGGTTACCGTGGAGGCTATGGTGGTTACAATGGTGGCTATGGTGGTTACCGTGGTGGTGGAGGAGGCTACGGTTATGGCGGTGGCGGTGGTTACAATGGTGGTGTTTCCGACCATGGTAACTGA